One window of the Methylovirgula sp. HY1 genome contains the following:
- a CDS encoding cation:proton antiporter, with protein sequence MGAFAPAEYKEILLFLGTAGIVAPLFRRLRLSPIYGFLIAGFLLGPHGLGFAADKLAATGGAGSGWISALLSALALGNMAQIEPIAEFGVVFLLFMIGLELSWQRLARMRRLVFGFGFLQVFGCAAVLAGLALLFGVAPIPAIILGFALALSSTAIVIPDLADRKRLGTNAGRTTFAVLLFQDLMVAPLLFMIMMLQPQGGNVATMLLYLVLPAFAGLSLVVLLGRLVMRPFFHLVAAAGSAEFFMAACLLVVVGAGVLSAISGLSMGLGAFVAGLLLAETEYRREIEVTIEPFKGLLLGLFFVSVGASLDLSLVGSAPIPTLGIACGIILVKFVVTYAAGRGLRLPHRIAAETALMLGPGGEFAFVMITTAVASTALPRDLGSDALVSVTLSMFAIPVLGALAGKLPRPMAAADAELAQPPAIAEDGGPYKVIIVGFGRVGQLVGEMLSLHKIPFLAIDTNAGNVKAWRGEGVDIYWGNAARPEFLLRCGLAKTRALIVTVDAQAASEEIVTVARGLREDLTIVARARDAEHATKLYGIGVTDAVPETIEASLQLSEAVLVDLGIPMGHVIASIHDKRETFRKALQPKGGAADKRHQLKKLG encoded by the coding sequence ATGGGAGCGTTTGCACCGGCGGAATATAAGGAGATCCTGCTCTTTCTGGGCACTGCCGGCATTGTCGCGCCGCTGTTCCGGCGGCTGCGTTTGAGCCCGATCTATGGCTTTCTCATCGCCGGCTTTCTGCTTGGCCCGCATGGCTTGGGGTTCGCGGCGGATAAGCTCGCCGCCACGGGGGGCGCCGGCTCCGGCTGGATATCGGCGCTGCTTTCGGCCTTGGCGCTCGGCAATATGGCGCAGATCGAGCCGATCGCGGAATTTGGCGTCGTCTTCCTTCTTTTCATGATCGGCCTCGAACTGAGCTGGCAGCGCCTCGCGCGCATGCGCCGGCTCGTCTTCGGCTTCGGTTTTCTGCAAGTGTTTGGCTGCGCGGCCGTGCTTGCCGGTTTGGCGCTGCTTTTCGGGGTTGCCCCGATCCCCGCGATCATTCTCGGCTTTGCTTTGGCGCTGTCTTCGACTGCCATCGTCATCCCGGATCTCGCCGATCGCAAACGCCTCGGCACGAACGCCGGGCGCACGACCTTTGCCGTGCTTTTGTTTCAGGATCTGATGGTCGCGCCGCTCCTGTTCATGATCATGATGCTGCAGCCGCAAGGGGGCAATGTCGCGACGATGCTGCTCTACCTGGTGCTGCCCGCTTTCGCCGGTCTGAGCCTCGTCGTTCTGCTCGGGCGGCTGGTGATGCGGCCTTTCTTCCATCTCGTCGCCGCCGCGGGTTCGGCCGAGTTTTTCATGGCGGCCTGCCTGCTCGTCGTGGTTGGCGCCGGCGTTCTGTCGGCAATCTCCGGCCTCTCCATGGGGCTCGGTGCCTTCGTCGCCGGGCTTCTGCTCGCCGAAACCGAATATAGGCGCGAGATCGAGGTGACGATCGAGCCGTTCAAAGGCCTGCTGCTCGGGCTTTTCTTCGTGTCCGTCGGCGCCAGTCTCGATCTTTCCTTGGTCGGCTCCGCACCTATCCCGACGCTTGGCATCGCTTGCGGCATCATCCTGGTCAAATTCGTGGTGACCTATGCGGCCGGACGCGGCCTGCGCTTGCCGCATCGGATTGCCGCCGAAACGGCGCTGATGCTGGGGCCGGGCGGCGAATTTGCTTTCGTCATGATCACCACGGCGGTTGCGAGCACGGCTCTGCCCCGCGATCTCGGCTCCGACGCATTGGTTTCGGTGACTTTATCGATGTTTGCCATCCCGGTGCTGGGCGCTTTGGCCGGCAAGCTGCCACGGCCCATGGCGGCGGCCGATGCCGAATTGGCGCAGCCGCCTGCCATCGCCGAGGATGGCGGGCCGTACAAGGTCATTATCGTCGGTTTCGGTCGCGTCGGCCAACTTGTCGGCGAGATGCTGAGCTTGCACAAAATCCCGTTTCTCGCCATCGACACCAATGCCGGCAACGTCAAAGCCTGGCGCGGCGAGGGCGTAGATATTTATTGGGGGAATGCGGCGCGGCCCGAATTTCTGCTGCGGTGTGGCTTGGCCAAGACGCGAGCCCTCATCGTTACCGTCGATGCGCAGGCCGCCTCCGAAGAGATCGTGACGGTGGCGCGTGGCTTGCGCGAGGATCTTACGATCGTCGCACGGGCTCGCGATGCCGAACATGCGACCAAGCTCTATGGGATCGGCGTGACCGATGCCGTACCGGAAACGATTGAAGCCAGCCTGCAGCTCTCCGAAGCCGTGCTCGTCGATCTCGGCATCCCCATGGGGCATGTGATCGCCTCGATCCATGACAAGCGCGAAACCTTCCGAAAGGCGCTTCAGCCGAAAGGTGGCGCCGCCGACAAACGGCACCAGCTCAAGAAGTTGGGGTAG